In Leptospira sp. WS58.C1, a single genomic region encodes these proteins:
- a CDS encoding ABC transporter ATP-binding protein: protein MNYDPHIILNCDSLVKSFGEPATLAIRDVTLSIKKGEFVSLTGRSGSGKSTLLYMLSGLDTPSSGKVYLEGKDLFQMESKEAHSFRNKNIGFVFQFHYLLPELSAIENILMPTRKIGEEGKKRDYARSLLKDFGLEHCKDKYPSQMSGGEQQRAAIARALIMEPGLIFADEPTGNLDTANGDKTMEIFKQRNKENGTTILYVTHDPEYAALADRRINMVDGQIESDQRQNSTKRKSKS from the coding sequence ATGAATTACGATCCTCATATAATTCTTAATTGTGATTCTCTCGTAAAATCTTTCGGAGAACCGGCTACTTTAGCAATACGTGATGTTACTCTTAGCATAAAAAAAGGGGAATTCGTTTCTCTTACCGGTCGATCAGGCTCCGGAAAGTCCACTTTACTTTACATGTTGAGCGGATTGGATACTCCAAGTTCCGGTAAAGTATATTTGGAAGGAAAAGATCTTTTCCAAATGGAAAGTAAAGAAGCTCATAGTTTTCGGAACAAAAATATCGGATTCGTTTTTCAGTTTCATTATCTTCTTCCCGAGTTAAGTGCAATCGAGAATATATTGATGCCCACAAGAAAAATTGGAGAAGAAGGAAAGAAACGAGATTATGCTCGCAGCCTACTGAAGGACTTCGGGTTGGAACATTGTAAGGATAAATATCCTTCGCAAATGTCCGGCGGAGAACAACAAAGAGCTGCGATCGCCAGAGCGCTAATAATGGAGCCGGGATTGATCTTTGCGGACGAGCCCACAGGAAATTTGGATACGGCAAACGGCGACAAAACGATGGAGATCTTTAAGCAACGGAATAAAGAGAACGGCACAACGATCCTGTATGTAACTCATGATCCGGAATACGCAGCCTTAGCCGACAGAAGGATCAATATGGTTGACGGACAAATAGAATCGGACCAAAGGCAGAATTCCACAAAAAGAAAATCGAAATCCTAA
- a CDS encoding ABC transporter ATP-binding protein translates to MSIIKIRNLVKKYHILEKEFSVLDGLDMDVEEGEIFSIEGKSGIGKSTLLNILGAMDGFDSGEVEVCGINLSEMDERGKESFRAEKIAFIFQHHLLLPDFSALENVSIPLLIKGYSTSKAEKEAISMLEKVGLKERIHSHPSQLSGGESARVGVARALVAGKKLILADEPTGNLDRENSRNLMGLIQELQKDLRFSLILVTHDMELAALAHKRNQIFQGKLKPAVIPQTV, encoded by the coding sequence GTGAGTATTATTAAGATCCGAAATCTGGTTAAAAAGTATCATATCCTCGAAAAGGAATTTTCCGTACTAGATGGATTGGACATGGACGTGGAGGAAGGAGAGATTTTCTCGATAGAGGGAAAATCCGGGATCGGAAAATCCACTCTTCTAAACATATTGGGAGCCATGGACGGTTTCGATTCCGGCGAAGTGGAAGTTTGCGGAATTAATTTAAGCGAGATGGACGAGAGGGGAAAAGAAAGTTTTCGTGCGGAGAAGATCGCATTCATCTTCCAACATCATCTTCTTCTTCCGGATTTTTCCGCTTTGGAAAATGTGAGCATTCCACTTTTGATCAAAGGTTATTCTACTTCTAAAGCGGAAAAGGAAGCAATTTCCATGTTGGAAAAAGTAGGACTGAAAGAAAGAATTCATAGTCATCCTTCTCAACTTTCCGGAGGTGAAAGCGCTCGTGTGGGTGTGGCAAGAGCGCTTGTCGCAGGAAAAAAACTCATACTCGCCGACGAGCCTACGGGAAACTTGGACAGAGAGAATTCCAGAAATCTAATGGGTCTAATCCAGGAATTACAAAAGGATCTTCGATTCAGTCTAATACTAGTAACCCACGATATGGAACTGGCGGCTCTTGCACATAAAAGAAACCAGATCTTCCAAGGAAAATTGAAACCCGCAGTCATCCCGCAAACGGTGTAA
- the gatB gene encoding Asp-tRNA(Asn)/Glu-tRNA(Gln) amidotransferase subunit GatB → MEYEVIIGLEVHAQLNTDSKVFSDSPSKFGAAPNSQVSSVCLGLPGSLPVLNEEALTKAIMAGLAFGSNITLHTKFDRKNYFYPDLPKGYQISQFDRPICEGGKITFTVKGEDKPRSVNLTRIHIEEDAGKLIHSADPKIPQSYVDLNRAGTPLIEIVSEPEMRSSDEAYYYLLALKSILRYIRVSDCNMEEGSLRCDANVSIRPKGSDKFGTRVEIKNLNSFKAVKAAIDYEVEWQRDMYSQGKTFPQQTKLWDSASNVTLTMRTKEMSHDYRYFPDPDLPPVILTKETVEDIRKSLPELPDARRDRFVEKLGLPKYDAEVLTAEREIADYYESALKVSGDPKKTSNWVKDEVLGIINKESITISEFKVGPERIGGLVKLIADGKISGKIGKTVFEEMLGTDKDPETIVTEKNLIVVRDDKEIERIVDEAIAANEDAVQKYKSGKDRALGAIVGYVMKVSKGKADPNLVNQMLLDKLGPLPPKG, encoded by the coding sequence ATGGAATACGAAGTAATCATCGGTTTGGAAGTACATGCTCAATTAAACACGGATTCCAAAGTTTTCTCCGATAGCCCTTCTAAATTCGGAGCCGCTCCCAATTCCCAGGTTTCCTCGGTTTGTTTGGGACTTCCCGGTTCTTTGCCGGTTTTAAACGAAGAAGCGTTGACCAAGGCGATCATGGCGGGTCTGGCATTCGGTTCCAATATTACTCTACATACTAAGTTCGATCGAAAAAATTATTTTTATCCGGACCTTCCCAAAGGGTACCAAATTTCACAATTCGACCGACCTATCTGTGAAGGAGGTAAGATCACCTTTACCGTTAAGGGAGAAGATAAACCTAGATCCGTAAACCTCACCCGCATTCATATAGAAGAAGATGCCGGAAAATTAATACACTCCGCTGATCCCAAGATCCCTCAGTCTTACGTAGACTTAAATCGTGCAGGCACTCCATTGATAGAGATCGTTTCCGAACCGGAAATGCGTTCTTCCGACGAAGCTTACTATTATCTTTTAGCTCTTAAATCTATTCTCAGGTATATTAGAGTTTCCGATTGTAATATGGAAGAAGGTTCCCTCCGTTGTGATGCAAACGTTTCCATTCGCCCGAAAGGTTCGGACAAATTCGGCACAAGAGTAGAGATCAAAAACCTGAACTCGTTCAAAGCAGTCAAAGCCGCTATCGATTACGAGGTAGAATGGCAAAGAGATATGTATTCTCAGGGAAAAACATTCCCTCAACAGACCAAACTTTGGGATTCCGCATCCAACGTGACTCTCACTATGAGAACTAAAGAAATGAGTCACGACTACAGATATTTTCCAGATCCGGACCTTCCTCCCGTAATTCTTACAAAAGAAACCGTAGAAGATATCCGCAAATCCCTTCCGGAACTTCCCGATGCAAGAAGAGACAGATTCGTAGAAAAATTAGGACTTCCCAAATATGATGCGGAAGTACTCACTGCGGAAAGGGAGATTGCCGATTATTACGAAAGCGCTCTTAAAGTCTCCGGAGACCCTAAAAAAACTTCCAATTGGGTCAAAGACGAAGTATTAGGAATTATTAATAAAGAAAGTATTACGATTTCCGAATTTAAAGTTGGACCGGAAAGAATAGGCGGACTGGTAAAACTGATCGCTGACGGAAAAATTTCGGGTAAGATCGGTAAAACCGTCTTTGAAGAAATGCTTGGGACCGACAAAGATCCGGAAACAATCGTGACCGAAAAAAATCTGATCGTAGTTCGAGACGATAAAGAGATCGAAAGGATTGTAGACGAGGCAATCGCTGCAAACGAAGACGCCGTCCAAAAATACAAATCAGGAAAGGACAGAGCTCTCGGTGCAATCGTAGGTTATGTGATGAAAGTTTCCAAAGGAAAAGCGGACCCGAATCTGGTAAATCAGATGTTACTGGATAAATTAGGGCCTTTGCCTCCTAAAGGTTAA
- a CDS encoding ParA family protein, with amino-acid sequence MKQTLCIANQKGGVGKTTTSVHLAVGLAKKGERVLLIDLDAQNNASSVFPESSSKNGKDSFLLFSEKVPIRELISPTRIPGLSLLPASSKLSQIDVLLSGKMDGFFVLKEALETVQNDFDWVVIDCPPSLSLITMNAFVAATGLIVPLQISKFSLDGIEAILEAKNHTVKRFNPGLKILGALLTLFQQRTTMSQTVVPMIEEHLRLFESKIPPSVAVEEAHLLNQSLYEYQPKNKTTKAYQQFTDEVYSFGG; translated from the coding sequence ATGAAACAGACTCTTTGTATAGCCAATCAAAAAGGGGGAGTGGGAAAGACCACCACGTCCGTCCATCTTGCCGTGGGCCTTGCGAAAAAGGGAGAAAGGGTTTTGCTCATAGACCTGGATGCCCAGAACAATGCGAGTTCCGTGTTCCCGGAATCTTCTTCCAAGAACGGTAAGGACTCTTTTTTACTTTTTAGCGAGAAGGTCCCGATTCGCGAACTCATCTCTCCGACCAGGATTCCCGGTTTGAGTTTGCTTCCTGCGTCTTCTAAACTTTCTCAGATCGATGTTCTTCTTTCCGGAAAAATGGACGGCTTTTTTGTTCTGAAGGAAGCCTTGGAAACGGTTCAGAATGATTTTGATTGGGTGGTGATCGATTGTCCGCCTAGCCTTTCTTTGATCACTATGAATGCATTTGTCGCCGCGACCGGACTCATCGTTCCGTTGCAGATCTCTAAATTTTCTTTGGATGGGATAGAGGCGATCTTAGAAGCTAAAAACCATACCGTTAAAAGGTTTAACCCCGGATTGAAAATTTTAGGAGCATTATTGACCTTATTCCAACAAAGGACCACGATGTCTCAAACGGTAGTTCCTATGATTGAAGAACATCTTCGTCTATTCGAATCGAAAATCCCTCCTTCCGTTGCAGTGGAAGAGGCGCATCTTTTAAACCAGTCTTTGTACGAATACCAGCCCAAAAATAAAACAACCAAGGCTTACCAGCAATTCACAGACGAGGTCTACTCTTTTGGCGGGTAA
- a CDS encoding toxin-antitoxin system YwqK family antitoxin, whose protein sequence is MKFSKFIIFFVCSFLFFCESTERPHGLPAGAKYDKNMNAYILNEPGLARIYYDNGKLYFECPLDENKLYHGLCKSYLRSEEGISSQGKYEHGSKVGDWVWYFADGKPYIKQKFGSQIKDEFAQINGDEGNEEGPYERYYPEGTLEVKGNYKNGQKSDFWQKYFKDGELEYSGYYSKGKKIRTWFYYFPNRQTESVEVFDENGNFLSRTIFSPTGKVLCEVQKKESRCG, encoded by the coding sequence ATGAAATTTTCAAAATTTATAATATTCTTCGTCTGCTCCTTTTTATTCTTTTGTGAATCTACGGAAAGGCCTCATGGTCTACCTGCAGGCGCAAAATACGACAAGAATATGAACGCGTATATTCTGAACGAGCCGGGGCTTGCCAGAATATATTACGATAATGGGAAGTTATACTTCGAATGTCCTTTAGATGAGAACAAACTCTATCATGGACTATGTAAATCTTATCTCAGATCCGAGGAAGGGATCTCTTCCCAAGGAAAATACGAACACGGTTCCAAGGTTGGGGATTGGGTTTGGTATTTTGCGGATGGTAAACCCTATATCAAACAAAAATTTGGAAGCCAGATCAAAGACGAGTTCGCTCAAATTAACGGTGACGAAGGAAACGAAGAAGGTCCGTACGAAAGATATTATCCGGAAGGAACTCTGGAAGTAAAAGGAAATTATAAGAACGGACAGAAGTCCGATTTTTGGCAGAAATACTTCAAAGACGGAGAATTGGAATATTCAGGTTATTATTCCAAAGGAAAAAAGATCCGCACCTGGTTCTATTATTTTCCGAACAGGCAAACAGAGTCTGTCGAAGTTTTCGATGAGAATGGCAATTTTTTATCCAGGACTATCTTTTCTCCGACTGGAAAAGTTCTTTGTGAAGTTCAGAAAAAAGAATCTCGTTGCGGATAA
- a CDS encoding LIC_10230 family protein, which yields MKSRIKLTITYIIPFVLLLVSGFQLFLQPTFLNTNDTATMEALLDGTAREPISGFYFQGGAISQMMLTKKILKEIEDPSLPNDSQPEEIKNRLGRVLLGQRLQIFFYVFLAILSLTSFLSLYFRAFFYTFLNRILYFFGFIHGLFSMPNIALAGASSGRTEDLFWVIPSLFFAFAWIIGMVYLMFTIGKLFSRDDADRFSSLKNLREDESEFRSESNRNHSFATALLHFLGIVALGTLIGNIVYIPLFVLQKNYSEPFGILIAGAVVVISAFYIRNYLKFGKSSELSTYQNLALGISYLQVRFIRIALMILLVLVLVVVFILFLFNLLTINFGILESLFPSIDSRQNL from the coding sequence ATGAAATCTCGCATTAAATTGACTATCACTTACATTATTCCATTCGTTCTTCTATTGGTCAGCGGGTTTCAACTTTTTTTACAACCTACTTTCTTAAATACAAATGACACCGCAACAATGGAAGCTTTGTTAGACGGGACTGCGAGAGAGCCTATCTCCGGATTTTATTTCCAAGGTGGAGCGATCTCTCAAATGATGCTGACCAAAAAGATCCTAAAAGAGATAGAAGATCCAAGTCTTCCGAACGATTCCCAACCCGAAGAGATCAAAAACAGATTAGGAAGAGTATTACTCGGACAAAGATTGCAGATCTTCTTTTATGTATTTTTAGCGATCCTCTCCCTGACTTCTTTTCTTTCTCTTTATTTCAGGGCATTTTTCTACACGTTCTTAAACAGAATATTGTACTTTTTCGGCTTTATTCACGGACTTTTCAGTATGCCGAATATCGCTTTAGCTGGAGCAAGTTCCGGAAGAACGGAAGATCTTTTTTGGGTGATCCCTTCTTTATTTTTTGCGTTCGCTTGGATCATAGGTATGGTCTATCTGATGTTTACCATCGGAAAACTTTTTTCAAGGGATGACGCAGATCGCTTTTCTTCTCTTAAAAACTTGAGAGAGGACGAATCTGAATTTAGATCCGAAAGTAATCGGAACCATTCTTTTGCTACCGCACTTCTCCATTTTTTGGGAATTGTAGCTTTGGGAACATTGATCGGAAATATCGTTTATATCCCGCTGTTCGTTCTCCAAAAAAATTATTCGGAACCTTTCGGGATCTTGATCGCAGGGGCAGTCGTCGTGATTTCTGCGTTTTATATCCGCAACTATCTCAAGTTCGGAAAAAGCTCGGAGTTGAGTACCTACCAAAACTTGGCCTTAGGGATCAGTTATCTACAGGTCAGATTTATCAGGATCGCTTTGATGATACTTTTGGTTTTGGTCCTGGTGGTCGTATTTATCCTGTTCTTATTCAATCTACTTACGATCAACTTCGGGATCTTAGAATCCCTGTTTCCATCCATCGACAGTAGACAAAATCTCTAA
- a CDS encoding ATP--guanido phosphotransferase, whose product MDGCIYCGLSLLDWKNRGKIGCAHCIQFLGEEYTKFIPIQAPSDWEPPSHFPAISVWEKFRKTNWEEGLSYIDSHRLPFSYRFRIARNPKNSTYTERSEKTDQFLDSFIGKNDSKTKDLNSGKNRLIPELKQRIPWESGTLVVGDEDHIRWEYVTDSLLELNSVLKSDFLIKFEAEDKFDFQKGIGFINSCPTNSGFGDKLSVSIPARLADSGELKDFRLPTDWGFYREELKGRLVFFRKNFGPNRKNSFFNLVSYLALLVISGKDETKASFEP is encoded by the coding sequence ATGGATGGCTGTATTTATTGCGGCTTATCCCTACTCGACTGGAAAAATCGGGGAAAGATCGGATGCGCTCATTGTATCCAATTTTTGGGAGAGGAATATACCAAGTTTATTCCGATCCAAGCTCCTTCCGATTGGGAACCGCCTTCTCATTTTCCCGCAATTTCCGTCTGGGAAAAATTCAGAAAAACGAATTGGGAAGAAGGTCTATCATATATAGATTCTCATCGTTTACCGTTTTCATACAGATTTCGTATTGCCAGAAACCCGAAAAATTCCACATATACCGAACGTTCCGAAAAAACGGACCAATTTCTAGATTCGTTTATAGGAAAGAATGATTCCAAGACCAAAGATCTAAATTCGGGAAAAAATCGACTGATCCCGGAATTAAAACAAAGAATTCCTTGGGAATCAGGGACATTAGTAGTGGGAGACGAGGATCATATTCGCTGGGAATATGTGACTGATTCCCTTCTTGAGTTAAACTCAGTCCTAAAATCCGATTTTTTAATAAAATTCGAGGCAGAAGATAAGTTTGATTTTCAAAAAGGGATCGGATTCATCAATTCCTGTCCTACCAACTCCGGTTTTGGGGACAAACTTTCTGTTTCCATTCCGGCAAGACTTGCGGACTCGGGAGAGTTAAAGGATTTCCGATTGCCTACAGACTGGGGCTTCTATCGGGAAGAATTGAAGGGTAGATTGGTTTTTTTCCGAAAAAATTTCGGTCCAAATCGAAAAAATTCCTTTTTCAATTTGGTTTCGTATTTAGCCTTACTGGTAATAAGCGGAAAAGACGAGACAAAAGCCTCATTTGAACCGTAA
- a CDS encoding ATP-dependent Clp protease ATP-binding subunit, translated as MLEFTKRAKRVINEIAQDEAKRLGSEFIGPEHILLGLLKEEDSVAIKILNNLNINLNELRKEVERRTRENSGTLLMDMAQGQDRYQKIIELSKEEAKRLKHNYVGTEHILLALLRDNNNIAGGALYSFSVNYNVIKGEILRLLGAPPTSTVGVSSQPTAQPGTPRAEKTKTPILDEFARDLTQLARDKKLDPVVGRSNEIQRVIQILSRKTKNNPVLVGESGVGKTAIVEGLALAIVEKNVPDLLFEKRVLSLDLASLIAGTKYRGEFEERLKKIMKEISSSNNIIIFIDELHTLIGAGAAEGAVDAANILKPALARGELQCIGATTSTEYRKYIERDSALERRFQVVKVAEPSVDDAIQILTGLKKAYEAHHKVRYSERALDQAVRLSHRYINDRYLPDKAIDIIDEAGAKARLANCARPQAVKDLEEEIKSLSQKKEDLVRSQEYEKAAGVRDEVNRKKQVLEEKIRSWQEKLDDFAVSIDEDDILSVVSQWTGIPLQRMEENESSRLLRLEEELKLRVVGQDEAIEKIAKSVRRARTGFKAERRPTGSFIFLGPTGVGKTELAKALAEFLFGDQDAMLRVDMSEYMEPHAVSRLIGAPPGYVGYDDGGQLTEFVRKKPYSIILLDEIEKAHHDIFNVLLQVMEEGNLTDTKGRKVNFRDAIIIMTSNIGAKEISSTVRLGFEDRSGETDKYKSDQAREQLKKHFNPEFLNRVDEVVYFKPLRKEELMAIMDIMIKDTNKRLLDKKIKIDLTPEAKDHFMDIGYDEKFGARPLRRVFQRELEDYMAVQTLKGAYKEPTKITVSFKEGKLDFLEEVWTDYKPADQGSDGGNSPNNPERSEEPALV; from the coding sequence ATGTTGGAATTTACTAAAAGAGCAAAACGAGTAATCAACGAGATCGCGCAGGACGAAGCAAAACGTCTTGGTAGCGAATTTATAGGCCCTGAACATATCTTATTAGGTTTGTTAAAGGAAGAAGATTCGGTCGCGATAAAAATACTGAATAACCTGAACATCAATCTGAACGAACTTCGTAAAGAAGTAGAGCGAAGGACCAGGGAGAACTCCGGCACATTGTTGATGGACATGGCCCAAGGGCAGGATCGATACCAAAAAATTATCGAACTCTCCAAGGAAGAAGCCAAACGTCTGAAACACAACTATGTTGGAACGGAACATATTCTTCTAGCATTATTGCGGGATAATAATAATATCGCAGGTGGAGCGTTATACTCCTTTAGCGTGAACTATAATGTGATCAAAGGAGAGATCTTGCGTCTTTTAGGCGCTCCTCCTACAAGCACAGTGGGAGTTTCCAGCCAGCCAACCGCTCAGCCTGGAACTCCTCGCGCTGAAAAAACGAAAACTCCGATCTTGGATGAGTTTGCAAGAGATCTTACCCAACTAGCCAGAGATAAAAAACTGGATCCGGTCGTGGGAAGATCCAACGAGATCCAAAGAGTGATCCAAATCCTTTCTCGTAAAACTAAGAACAACCCGGTCCTCGTTGGAGAATCCGGAGTCGGTAAAACGGCAATTGTCGAAGGTCTTGCGCTTGCGATCGTAGAGAAGAATGTCCCGGATCTACTTTTCGAAAAACGTGTACTTTCCCTAGATCTAGCAAGCTTGATCGCTGGAACCAAGTATCGCGGAGAGTTCGAAGAAAGATTGAAGAAGATCATGAAAGAAATTTCTTCTTCTAATAATATCATCATATTTATCGATGAGTTGCATACTCTGATCGGAGCGGGTGCGGCAGAAGGAGCGGTAGATGCCGCAAATATCCTGAAACCTGCACTGGCAAGAGGCGAGCTGCAATGTATCGGAGCTACGACCAGTACCGAATACCGCAAGTATATAGAGCGTGATTCGGCATTGGAAAGAAGGTTCCAAGTCGTAAAAGTTGCAGAACCTTCCGTAGACGATGCGATCCAAATCCTTACAGGACTCAAAAAAGCGTATGAAGCTCACCATAAGGTGCGTTACTCCGAAAGAGCTTTGGACCAGGCAGTTAGATTATCTCATAGATATATCAATGATCGATATCTACCAGACAAGGCGATTGATATCATCGACGAAGCGGGAGCAAAAGCGAGACTTGCGAACTGTGCCCGTCCTCAAGCAGTAAAAGATTTGGAAGAAGAGATCAAATCACTTTCCCAAAAGAAAGAAGATCTAGTTCGCTCCCAAGAATACGAAAAAGCTGCAGGAGTTCGCGACGAGGTAAATCGTAAAAAACAAGTTCTGGAAGAAAAGATCAGATCTTGGCAGGAGAAACTGGACGATTTCGCGGTTTCCATCGACGAAGACGATATTCTTTCCGTGGTTTCTCAATGGACCGGAATTCCATTACAAAGAATGGAAGAGAACGAGTCTTCTAGACTTCTTCGTTTGGAAGAGGAACTCAAACTAAGAGTGGTCGGTCAGGACGAAGCGATCGAAAAAATCGCAAAATCCGTTCGTAGAGCGAGAACCGGATTTAAAGCAGAGCGTAGACCTACCGGATCCTTTATCTTCCTCGGACCTACAGGTGTGGGTAAAACCGAGCTTGCTAAAGCGTTGGCTGAGTTCTTATTCGGAGACCAAGATGCAATGTTGCGTGTCGACATGTCCGAGTATATGGAACCGCATGCGGTCAGTAGATTGATCGGTGCTCCTCCAGGTTATGTTGGTTACGATGACGGCGGACAATTGACAGAGTTCGTGCGTAAAAAACCGTATTCTATCATCTTGTTGGATGAGATCGAAAAAGCTCATCATGATATTTTCAACGTTCTTCTCCAAGTAATGGAAGAAGGGAACCTGACCGATACCAAAGGTCGTAAGGTAAACTTCAGGGATGCGATCATCATCATGACTTCTAATATCGGTGCTAAAGAAATTTCTAGCACGGTTCGTTTAGGATTCGAAGATCGTTCCGGAGAGACAGACAAGTACAAGTCGGACCAAGCAAGAGAGCAGTTGAAAAAACATTTCAATCCGGAGTTCTTGAACCGTGTGGACGAAGTGGTTTACTTCAAACCTCTCAGAAAAGAAGAGCTAATGGCGATTATGGATATCATGATCAAAGACACCAATAAGAGATTATTGGATAAGAAGATCAAGATAGACCTGACTCCAGAAGCGAAGGACCACTTCATGGATATAGGCTACGACGAGAAGTTCGGAGCACGTCCATTGCGTAGAGTGTTCCAACGTGAGTTGGAAGATTATATGGCTGTCCAAACCTTGAAAGGGGCTTATAAAGAGCCTACCAAGATCACAGTATCCTTTAAAGAGGGAAAACTGGACTTCTTGGAAGAAGTTTGGACCGATTATAAACCTGCGGATCAAGGTTCCGACGGAGGAAATTCTCCAAACAATCCGGAGCGTTCCGAAGAACCTGCGCTAGTGTAA
- a CDS encoding ABC transporter permease, producing the protein MNFFFHRSPLILLLTSRYIRGSRVTGLLSIKSRISFIVMAVGVALLIVVLSIFNGFQRQLKESLWQGGEHITIESSSNGGEIRDYQKIIKYIQNDPDLKDRIISVEGGIQSHGLIQRYNVFYPVLIKAVAVPSVDALTEHKLHNFPRLVHYDREELGHLNRENYIILGKEMEDLYNFSLGKQLTLAVPGGRFSLGKGVEVSVQNFRVSGFFKTGNYKFDSSFVYMALPVAQKFFKMKDSVNQITIKAKSLDDLAISKRKLYKLFNSLEFEQEIDAASSLSVRTIAEEQENLLAALQLEKTIISIIVFLFIILAALGMVASVYSLVRAKRKSIGVLKALGLPASDILLIFTLNAMLVGILASLTGGVTGVFLANSLDTIIGYVEEIINMLGPSFTGSDWTPVELVPKRIYYFDKLPVDINIPFIFMVTTAATILSGIAGYFPARWAASLNPVDTIRND; encoded by the coding sequence ATGAATTTCTTCTTTCATAGATCCCCCCTGATCCTACTTCTCACTTCCCGATATATCCGAGGATCCAGAGTTACAGGACTCCTTTCGATCAAATCCAGGATTTCGTTTATCGTTATGGCTGTCGGAGTCGCCCTACTTATCGTAGTGCTTTCTATCTTCAACGGATTTCAAAGGCAACTTAAGGAATCTCTGTGGCAAGGTGGAGAACATATTACAATTGAAAGTAGTTCCAATGGCGGAGAGATCCGGGACTACCAAAAAATCATCAAATATATACAAAACGATCCTGATCTCAAAGATAGGATCATTTCCGTCGAAGGTGGGATCCAAAGTCACGGGCTCATCCAGAGATATAACGTATTTTATCCGGTTCTAATCAAGGCGGTCGCAGTCCCAAGTGTGGATGCGCTGACAGAGCATAAACTTCATAACTTTCCAAGACTTGTCCATTACGATAGAGAAGAGCTGGGTCATCTGAATCGAGAGAACTACATCATCTTGGGAAAAGAGATGGAGGATCTTTACAATTTCAGTTTGGGCAAACAGCTTACTTTGGCAGTGCCGGGAGGAAGATTCTCTCTTGGAAAAGGGGTGGAAGTAAGCGTTCAAAACTTCAGAGTATCCGGATTTTTTAAAACAGGGAACTATAAGTTCGATTCCAGTTTTGTTTATATGGCATTGCCGGTAGCGCAGAAATTTTTCAAGATGAAAGATTCCGTGAACCAGATCACGATCAAAGCGAAATCCCTGGATGATCTTGCGATCAGCAAGCGGAAACTGTACAAACTTTTTAATAGTTTAGAGTTCGAACAGGAAATAGATGCTGCTTCTTCTTTATCCGTGAGAACGATCGCAGAAGAGCAGGAAAATCTTTTAGCAGCTCTACAATTGGAGAAGACGATCATCTCTATAATCGTTTTCTTATTTATTATCTTAGCCGCGCTTGGGATGGTCGCTTCCGTTTATTCTCTAGTTCGTGCCAAACGGAAATCGATCGGAGTGCTCAAGGCTCTCGGGCTCCCTGCTTCCGATATACTTTTGATCTTTACGTTGAATGCGATGCTTGTAGGGATCTTAGCATCTTTGACCGGCGGAGTTACGGGAGTATTCTTAGCAAACTCACTCGATACGATTATAGGTTATGTAGAAGAGATCATCAATATGCTCGGACCTTCTTTTACCGGCTCGGATTGGACTCCTGTGGAATTAGTTCCTAAACGGATCTATTATTTTGATAAACTTCCTGTGGATATCAATATACCTTTTATTTTTATGGTGACCACTGCGGCTACCATACTTTCCGGAATTGCCGGATACTTCCCTGCAAGATGGGCGGCAAGCCTGAATCCTGTCGACACCATAAGGAACGACTAA